In one Arachis duranensis cultivar V14167 chromosome 9, aradu.V14167.gnm2.J7QH, whole genome shotgun sequence genomic region, the following are encoded:
- the LOC107467889 gene encoding protein PIGMENT DEFECTIVE 338, chloroplastic: MHLFLHPCKSLCCSIPFKDITLFTFNKKKQPHTNNPTKQPFSTPQKFGSFTNTIVLSNSLVSVVSNKGSILGPAHFTFCSKNEGFNGFSSDLSPEAVDDDGTQELEKLELLNKPSPLPVTEESSTSDSEMEKEQEQEVPSKEDALAPFLKFFKGSDGDDEDDAFEGLEISEEKDDFGGEEEEGEEDKKLNVEYYDPKPGDFVVGVVVSGNENKLDVNIGADLLGTMLTKEVLPLYNKEMDNLLCDMEKDAEGFMVNGKIGIVKNDDAMNAVVPVPGRPVVETGTILFAEVLGRTLSDRPLLSTRRLFRRIAWHRVRQIKQLNEPIEVRITEWNTGGLLTRIEGLRAFIPKAELMKRVNNFEKNLQSINVGRHFFVQITRIDESKNNLLLSEKAAWEKLYLQEGTLLDGTVKKIYPFGAQVRIGESNRSGLLHISNISQAEVTSVSDVLSVDENVRVLVVKSMFPGKISVSIAELESEPGLFLSDKERVYKEADMMAKKYKQKLPSVPISQQLEPLAAVPLPFENESLYANWKWFKFEK, from the exons ATGCACTTGTTTCTTCATCCTTGCAAGTCCCTCTGTTGTTCAATTCCATTTAAGGATATCACTCTTTTCACATTCAATAAGAAGAAGCAGCCACATACCAACAACCCCACAAAGCAACCATTCTCAACGCCACAAAAGTTTGGTTCTTTTACCAATACTATAGTGCTTTCAAATTCTCTTGTCTCCGTTGTTTCTAATAAAGGTTCAATTTTGGGCCCTGCCCACTTCACATTTTGCTCTAAAAATGAAGGCTTTAATGGCTTCTCCAGTGATTTGTCTCCAGAGGCTGTTGATGATGATGGAACCCAAGAGCTTGAAAAGCTTGAGTTGCTGAACAAGCCTTCTCCTTTGCCTGTCACAGAAGAGTCTTCTACTTCTGATTCTGAAATGGAGAAGGAGCAGGAGCAAGAGGTGCCTTCCAAGGAGGATGCATTGGCACCGTTTTTGAAGTTTTTCAAAGGAAGTGATGgggatgatgaagatgatgcttTCGAGGGATTGGAAATTTCTGAGGAAAAAGATGATTTTGGTGGTGAGgaagaggaaggagaagaagataagaagttgaaTGTTGAGTACTATGACCCAAAACCTGGGGATTTTGTGGTTGGTGTTGTTGTTTCAGGGAATGAGAACAAGCTTGATGTGAATATTGGTGCAGATTTGCTTGGTACAATGTTGACAAAGGAAGTGCTTCCATTGTATAACAAAGAAATGGATAACTTGTTATGTGATATGGAAAAGGATGCTGAGGGTTTTATGGTAAATGGGAAGATTGGAATTGTGAAGAATGATGATGCAATGAATGCAGTTGTTCCAGTTCCTGGAAGGCCTGTTGTGGAGACTGGAACCATTTTGTTTGCTGAGGTTTTAGGTAGAACACTTAGTGATAGGCCATTGCTTTCGACCCGAAGGCTCTTTCGCCGCATAGCTTGGCATCGAGTTAGGCAG ATAAAACAGCTCAATGAACCTATAGAGGTTAGAATCACAGAATGGAATACTGGCGGCCTGCTAACAAGGATCGAG GGTTTGCGAGCTTTCATTCCGAAGGCTGAGCTTATGAAAAGAGTAAATAACTTTGAAAAGAATCTGCAATCCATAAAT GTGGGACGCCATTTTTTTGTACAAATCACTCGAATAGACGAATCTAAGAACAATTTGTTACTTAGTGAGAAGGCAGCTTGG GAAAAGCTATATCTTCAAGAGGGAACACTTCTTGATGGGACTGTGAAAAAGATCTATCCCTTTGGAGCACAAGTTAGAATAGGAGAAAGTAACAGAAG TGGGTTGCTGCATATTTCAAATATCAGTCAAGCTGAAGTTACCTCTGTCAGTGATGTACTTTCTGTCGACGAGAACGTTAGAGTTCTAGTGGTGAAGTCGATGTTTCCTGGAAAAATTTCTGTGAG CATTGCAGAACTTGAAAGTGAACCTGGCCTTTTTCTATCAGACAAAGAG AGAGTATATAAGGAGGCTGATATGATGGCGAAGAAATACAAGCAAAAGCTACCATCTGTTCCTATCAGTCAACAGTTAGAGCCCCTTGCAGCCGTTCCCTTGCCTTTTGAGAACGAATCGCTTTATGCGAACTGGAAATGGTtcaagtttgaaaaataa